A window of Rubricoccus marinus contains these coding sequences:
- the coaE gene encoding dephospho-CoA kinase (Dephospho-CoA kinase (CoaE) performs the final step in coenzyme A biosynthesis.) has protein sequence MTTLGLTGGIGSGKTAAAARLAEKPGVRIVFADDVAKRLMVEDPAVRDAVRQRFGAEAYREDGTLDRAHLASRVFGDEVELAALNAIVHPAVRRAMLAAIESARASGVRLLVYEAALIFETGADQILDHVAVVDAPEAVRIQRATARDGATPEAVRTRMARQMDPAEMRRRANSVLENGGPVAELHAQVDALYERLLSPEASPGASGEPPSAPEASTSSESGTMR, from the coding sequence ATGACCACTCTCGGCCTCACCGGCGGCATCGGATCCGGCAAAACAGCGGCGGCCGCACGGCTCGCGGAAAAGCCCGGCGTCCGCATCGTCTTTGCAGACGACGTGGCAAAGCGGCTCATGGTGGAGGACCCCGCCGTGCGCGACGCCGTGCGCCAGCGGTTCGGCGCCGAAGCCTACCGCGAGGACGGCACGCTGGACCGCGCCCACCTCGCCTCTCGTGTGTTCGGCGACGAGGTTGAACTCGCGGCGCTCAACGCCATCGTGCACCCCGCCGTACGCCGCGCGATGCTCGCCGCCATCGAAAGCGCCCGGGCCTCTGGCGTCCGCCTGCTCGTCTACGAAGCCGCGCTCATCTTCGAGACCGGCGCCGACCAGATCCTCGACCACGTGGCCGTTGTCGACGCGCCAGAGGCGGTCCGCATCCAACGGGCGACGGCCCGCGACGGCGCCACGCCGGAGGCCGTCCGCACCCGCATGGCCCGACAGATGGACCCGGCCGAGATGCGACGCCGCGCTAATTCCGTTCTCGAAAACGGCGGGCCTGTGGCCGAACTGCACGCACAGGTAGATGCGCTCTACGAACGGCTCCTGTCGCCAGAGGCTTCGCCCGGTGCCTCTGGCGAGCCGCCCTCCGCGCCAGAGGCGTCCACCAGTTCCGAGAGCGGCACGATGCGGTAG
- a CDS encoding tetratricopeptide repeat protein has protein sequence MPPHPPNRLSSLWRASARARGFFSQAALALAIAALLASGARAQATPEADGDRLVRTEEGARLFAESHQALVDWRLEEAKRGFARLGEMEPGSPAGAYGLAKTALWEALVMERPPFPQRFFALNDSLEGVLIDMPRGLWRTHLEGERELQRALMYLRQESFARTGRAFHGACGRFKENTRDAAEPFAESYLGRGACLVAAGSVPSEYKWVAALLGFKGTVPDGIDAIQAAIDEAEIATPEAVILLALVDAALNERGAGGTEALGAVAAANPQSVLLAYLYGTMLLETRDAPGAERELRRAAALMATPEASPLPYVDYHLGLTLYRQDRFEEAAELFESYLRAAPGRALVAQATLHAGLAYELTGDRRTAEKHYRRVRATRDNDSDQQAEREAERRLAHPFTASERAVILGATAYDGGRNEDAIEVLQPVFGDSDADETLRAEAAYRTGRAYQALGNDREALRHYGFAIARPGDPLAKWGPWAVYHAGEVHEAAGDIDAAREAYERALENEEEFDYHKSLEQRAKAALGRLDRAE, from the coding sequence GTGCCCCCACACCCGCCGAACCGTCTCTCTAGCCTCTGGCGCGCCTCGGCTCGCGCCAGAGGCTTCTTTTCTCAGGCGGCCCTTGCGCTAGCCATTGCTGCCCTCCTCGCCTCTGGCGCACGCGCGCAAGCCACGCCAGAGGCCGACGGGGACCGGCTGGTGCGAACGGAGGAAGGCGCGCGCCTTTTCGCCGAGTCGCACCAAGCGCTGGTGGACTGGAGGCTCGAGGAGGCCAAGCGCGGCTTTGCGCGGTTGGGCGAGATGGAGCCCGGTTCGCCGGCGGGCGCGTACGGCCTCGCTAAAACGGCGCTGTGGGAGGCGCTCGTGATGGAGCGTCCCCCGTTCCCACAGCGGTTCTTCGCGCTGAACGACTCGCTGGAAGGTGTGTTGATCGACATGCCGCGCGGCCTCTGGCGAACGCACCTGGAAGGGGAGCGCGAGTTGCAACGCGCGCTGATGTACCTGCGGCAGGAGTCCTTTGCACGGACCGGCCGCGCGTTCCACGGCGCCTGTGGCCGGTTCAAGGAGAACACCCGCGACGCCGCCGAGCCCTTTGCCGAGTCCTACCTCGGTCGCGGTGCGTGCTTGGTGGCGGCCGGCTCGGTTCCGAGCGAGTACAAGTGGGTGGCCGCGCTGCTTGGCTTTAAGGGCACCGTCCCCGACGGCATCGACGCCATCCAGGCGGCGATCGACGAGGCAGAGATCGCGACGCCAGAGGCCGTCATCCTCCTCGCGCTTGTGGACGCGGCGCTCAACGAGCGCGGCGCGGGCGGCACGGAAGCGTTGGGAGCCGTCGCAGCGGCCAACCCCCAGAGCGTGCTCTTGGCGTACCTCTACGGCACGATGCTCCTCGAAACCCGCGACGCCCCTGGCGCCGAGCGCGAGTTGCGCCGCGCCGCAGCCCTGATGGCGACGCCAGAGGCCAGCCCGCTCCCGTACGTCGACTACCACCTCGGACTGACGCTGTACCGCCAGGATCGCTTCGAGGAAGCCGCCGAGCTGTTCGAGAGCTACCTGCGGGCCGCTCCCGGCCGCGCGCTCGTCGCCCAGGCGACGCTGCACGCCGGTCTGGCATACGAACTCACAGGCGACCGCCGGACAGCTGAGAAGCACTACCGTCGTGTCCGTGCTACGCGCGACAACGACAGCGACCAGCAGGCCGAGCGCGAGGCTGAGCGTCGCCTGGCTCACCCGTTCACCGCCTCCGAGCGCGCCGTGATTCTCGGCGCCACGGCCTATGATGGCGGGCGCAACGAGGACGCGATCGAGGTGCTACAACCCGTCTTCGGCGATTCCGACGCGGATGAGACGCTTCGTGCCGAGGCTGCGTACCGCACCGGCCGCGCCTACCAGGCCCTCGGCAACGACCGCGAGGCGCTCCGCCACTACGGCTTCGCCATCGCCCGCCCTGGCGATCCTCTGGCGAAGTGGGGCCCGTGGGCCGTCTACCACGCGGGCGAGGTCCACGAGGCCGCTGGCGACATAGACGCCGCGCGAGAGGCGTACGAGCGCGCGTTGGAGAACGAGGAGGAATTCGATTACCACAAGTCCCTGGAACAGCGGGCCAAAGCCGCTCTCGGTCGTCTGGACCGCGCCGAGTAG
- the ccsA gene encoding cytochrome c biogenesis protein CcsA produces the protein MDSTSLRLRTPGPLYRVFGVVVSVWITVVLVLGITGDVSNLPILEHTARNLYFHVPMWFVLYLASLVGAWHSWRYLRTRERLHDVRAEQAWIVATGFGVVALVTGVVWARFTWYQGTGLWWSPEPRQNLVAVQLLITGAYFVLRGSVDEPRMRGRLSAVYALFATALLPYLTYVLPRQMQSLHPGAEGNPAFSEMDIAPQMRWVFYASSIGFLLLAWWIYTIRVRAAAADLRLQASQAASD, from the coding sequence ATGGACTCGACTTCGCTCCGGCTCCGCACGCCCGGCCCTCTGTACCGCGTTTTCGGCGTGGTGGTATCCGTTTGGATCACCGTCGTTCTCGTACTGGGCATCACGGGAGATGTCTCGAACCTCCCCATTCTGGAGCACACGGCGCGGAACCTGTATTTCCACGTCCCGATGTGGTTCGTGCTCTACCTCGCGAGCCTTGTCGGCGCGTGGCACTCGTGGCGCTACCTCCGGACGCGCGAGCGGCTGCACGACGTCCGCGCCGAGCAGGCGTGGATCGTGGCGACCGGCTTCGGCGTCGTCGCGCTGGTCACCGGCGTGGTATGGGCTCGGTTCACGTGGTACCAGGGCACGGGGCTGTGGTGGAGCCCGGAGCCGCGGCAGAACCTCGTGGCGGTGCAGCTTCTCATTACAGGCGCCTACTTCGTGCTACGCGGTTCGGTGGACGAGCCGCGCATGAGAGGCCGCCTCTCGGCGGTCTACGCCCTTTTCGCGACCGCTCTCCTGCCTTACCTCACGTACGTCCTTCCCCGCCAGATGCAGAGCCTGCATCCCGGCGCCGAAGGCAACCCGGCCTTTAGCGAGATGGACATCGCGCCGCAGATGCGCTGGGTGTTCTACGCCAGCAGCATCGGGTTCCTGCTCCTCGCGTGGTGGATCTACACCATCCGCGTACGCGCTGCTGCGGCCGACCTCCGCCTTCAGGCTTCCCAGGCCGCCTCCGACTGA
- a CDS encoding dicarboxylate/amino acid:cation symporter: METPTVAAATPWYRKLHWQIILGLLLGLLYGVLAAQNGWGSFTTNWIKPFGTIFITALKLIAVPLVLASLITGVASLSDLRKLSRIGGKTIGIYLLTTAIAVTIGVLLADVVQPGNAFSPELREDLVSAFGGDAESRVASIDEAGIRDRGPLQFLVDAVSDNAFASFSNNGSMLQVVVIAILFGIGLVQIPRERAAPVLAFFEGLNDVVIKLVDIVMLLAPIGVFALLADTIVSTAGDDPSVILELLGGLGKYMAVVLLGLGIHTFVVYPTLLKLFTPLGLKTFLAGIAPAQLVAFSTSSSGATLPVTMERCEEELGVSEEISSFVLPLGATINMDGTALYQAVATLFIAQAFALELGFAAQVTIVLTAVLASIGTAAVPGAGIIMLVIILEAVGVPAAGIALILGVDRILDMCRTVTNVTGDATVASVVAASEGQLFPPDQSGKGDRLRSVGETADLVPTRREAGMI, translated from the coding sequence ATGGAAACCCCGACCGTGGCCGCCGCCACCCCCTGGTACCGCAAGCTCCACTGGCAGATCATCCTGGGTCTGCTGCTCGGCCTGCTCTACGGCGTCCTCGCCGCGCAAAACGGGTGGGGCAGCTTTACCACGAACTGGATCAAGCCGTTCGGGACCATCTTTATCACGGCGCTGAAGCTGATCGCGGTCCCGCTCGTTCTCGCGAGCCTGATCACGGGCGTGGCCTCGCTGAGCGACCTGCGGAAGCTCTCGCGCATTGGTGGCAAGACGATCGGGATCTACCTGCTGACGACCGCCATCGCGGTCACCATCGGCGTGCTCTTGGCGGACGTGGTCCAGCCCGGTAACGCGTTCTCGCCCGAGCTGCGCGAGGACCTCGTGAGCGCCTTTGGAGGCGACGCCGAAAGCCGCGTGGCGAGCATCGACGAGGCAGGGATCCGCGACCGCGGACCGCTCCAGTTCCTGGTGGACGCTGTTTCGGACAACGCCTTCGCGTCGTTCTCCAACAACGGGAGCATGCTTCAGGTCGTCGTCATCGCGATCCTCTTCGGCATCGGGCTGGTGCAGATCCCGCGGGAGCGCGCCGCGCCCGTCCTGGCCTTTTTCGAAGGGCTGAACGACGTCGTGATCAAGCTCGTCGACATCGTGATGCTGCTTGCGCCGATCGGCGTGTTCGCGCTCTTGGCAGACACGATCGTGAGCACCGCGGGAGACGACCCCTCGGTCATCCTCGAACTGCTGGGCGGGCTCGGGAAGTACATGGCCGTGGTGCTGCTGGGGCTGGGGATCCACACGTTCGTGGTCTACCCGACACTGCTCAAGCTGTTCACGCCGCTTGGGCTCAAGACCTTCCTCGCGGGCATCGCGCCTGCACAGCTCGTCGCGTTTTCCACCTCGTCCTCTGGCGCCACGCTGCCCGTGACCATGGAACGATGCGAGGAGGAACTGGGCGTGAGTGAGGAGATCTCCAGCTTCGTGCTACCCCTCGGGGCGACGATCAACATGGACGGCACGGCGCTCTATCAGGCCGTTGCGACGCTGTTTATCGCGCAGGCATTCGCGCTCGAACTGGGCTTCGCCGCGCAAGTGACCATCGTGCTCACGGCCGTCCTCGCGAGCATCGGGACGGCCGCCGTACCGGGAGCGGGCATCATCATGCTCGTCATCATCCTCGAAGCCGTCGGCGTTCCCGCCGCGGGCATCGCACTAATCCTGGGTGTGGATCGTATTCTAGACATGTGTCGCACAGTAACCAACGTGACCGGCGACGCAACCGTTGCCAGCGTTGTCGCCGCGAGCGAAGGGCAGCTGTTTCCGCCCGACCAGAGCGGGAAGGGCGACCGCCTCCGCAGCGTTGGCGAAACCGCAGACCTTGTCCCCACCCGCCGCGAGGCGGGCATGATCTAG
- a CDS encoding CcmD family protein — MQADTTIAVLDTAAVQAVQAVQPIERVMLAENKLPVVLAVVLVVWVGILLLLWRTERRLARVEAELDRRDA; from the coding sequence ATGCAAGCCGACACCACCATCGCCGTTCTCGACACCGCCGCGGTGCAGGCCGTTCAGGCGGTCCAGCCTATCGAGCGGGTCATGCTCGCGGAGAACAAGCTCCCCGTCGTGCTCGCCGTCGTGCTCGTCGTGTGGGTCGGTATCCTGTTGCTCCTCTGGCGGACCGAACGCCGCCTCGCGCGCGTTGAAGCTGAACTGGACCGCCGCGACGCCTGA
- a CDS encoding DUF1499 domain-containing protein gives MKRFFLAVTALAGVGMILSRQTGSRPEVDAADSPLAPCGPYANCARLSRSIPADASTVRRVAEAAVRTDRSLLSGRADEISLTAGGLRATYRTGPFVDDLALEVTPGASGEASILHLRSASRVGRSDLGTNQRRLDRLVADVLARVGAS, from the coding sequence GTGAAGCGCTTCTTCTTGGCCGTAACGGCGCTCGCGGGCGTCGGCATGATCCTCTCGCGCCAGACCGGCTCCCGCCCCGAGGTGGATGCCGCCGACTCGCCCCTGGCGCCGTGCGGCCCCTACGCCAACTGCGCGCGGCTCAGCCGCTCCATTCCCGCCGACGCCTCTACGGTCCGCCGCGTGGCCGAAGCCGCCGTCCGCACCGACCGGAGCCTTCTCTCCGGCCGCGCCGATGAGATCTCGCTCACCGCCGGCGGTCTGCGCGCGACGTACCGCACGGGCCCGTTCGTGGACGACCTCGCGCTCGAAGTCACGCCGGGCGCCTCTGGCGAGGCGTCCATCCTCCACCTCCGCAGCGCGAGCCGTGTGGGACGTAGCGACCTCGGCACGAACCAGCGGCGCCTGGACCGGCTTGTAGCGGACGTTCTGGCCCGCGTCGGCGCGAGTTAG
- a CDS encoding cytochrome c maturation protein CcmE, producing MKPKTIILLALIGVFGFFVVKSFGDTLQGYETFTEASTSGRDAHVAGTWLPTQPVAYDPGANTFTFTMADEDGTTRRVIYANPKPANFEDAEKVVVEGRMEGEVFMADNILVKCPSKYNEGNEFEQAEPGEAPTTTASL from the coding sequence ATGAAGCCCAAGACCATCATCCTCCTCGCGCTGATCGGCGTGTTCGGGTTCTTCGTCGTGAAGAGCTTTGGCGACACGTTGCAAGGCTACGAGACGTTTACCGAGGCCTCCACCAGCGGCCGCGACGCCCACGTGGCGGGCACCTGGCTGCCGACGCAGCCCGTCGCGTACGACCCGGGCGCCAACACTTTCACGTTCACGATGGCGGACGAGGACGGCACCACGCGCCGCGTGATCTACGCGAACCCCAAGCCGGCTAACTTCGAGGACGCCGAAAAGGTGGTCGTGGAGGGCCGCATGGAAGGCGAGGTGTTCATGGCCGACAACATCCTCGTGAAGTGCCCCTCGAAGTACAACGAGGGCAACGAGTTCGAACAGGCGGAGCCCGGCGAGGCCCCGACCACCACCGCATCCCTGTGA
- a CDS encoding polysaccharide deacetylase family protein — MPLRQRLLLLLLLAVAGCIPSRGVVESVARRSPSAVFSVPASGDSLIAITFDDGPEPGHTDAVLDLLAEHGARGTFFLMGERVKANPTLTRRIADEGHEVANHGWGPMAGILLSESQLRRSIARTDRLLRAFGEPRWYRPSTGFYDGRALRAAEAEGYRIALGSIYSNDPQLTFVGVQARHILREVRSGDVIVLHDGIGDRTKAPEILRRVLPELARRGYRIVPLSELVDASGAEGGSPEAPGEASGDRSRS; from the coding sequence ATGCCCCTCCGCCAGAGGCTCCTCCTTCTCCTCTTGCTGGCAGTCGCTGGCTGCATCCCATCGCGAGGCGTCGTGGAGTCCGTCGCCCGCCGGAGCCCGAGCGCGGTGTTCTCGGTCCCGGCCTCTGGCGACTCGCTGATCGCGATCACGTTCGACGATGGACCGGAGCCCGGCCACACCGACGCGGTCCTGGATCTCCTGGCCGAGCACGGCGCCAGAGGCACGTTTTTCCTCATGGGCGAGCGCGTAAAGGCCAACCCCACGCTCACGCGCCGGATCGCGGACGAGGGGCACGAGGTGGCGAACCACGGATGGGGACCGATGGCGGGCATCCTGCTCTCCGAGTCCCAACTGCGCCGCAGCATCGCCCGGACCGACCGCCTCTTGCGGGCCTTTGGCGAGCCGCGGTGGTACCGGCCCTCGACGGGGTTCTACGATGGGCGTGCGCTCAGAGCCGCCGAGGCGGAGGGCTACCGGATCGCGCTGGGCTCCATCTATTCCAACGACCCGCAACTCACGTTTGTCGGCGTGCAGGCACGGCACATCCTGCGCGAGGTGCGCTCGGGTGACGTGATCGTGCTGCACGACGGCATCGGCGACCGGACAAAGGCGCCGGAAATCCTGCGTCGCGTGCTCCCGGAGCTCGCGCGCCGCGGCTACCGCATCGTGCCGCTCTCGGAACTGGTGGACGCCTCTGGCGCGGAGGGCGGCTCGCCAGAGGCACCGGGCGAAGCCTCTGGCGACAGGAGCCGTTCGTAG
- the porV gene encoding type IX secretion system outer membrane channel protein PorV, with translation MNRFFSSALLLALAAGASGAAAQDNVVITTAVPFLQIEPDSRAAGMGMTGVAIADNAYAPFWNPAGLAGQEGTEVSFTYAPWLPALGADLSFNYVSGKHSMGKAGTLGGHFTYFNLGEQQWTDEIGNSLGDFKSFELAAGASYGVEVGKGLSLGAGGRVIYSNLTGGQEVDDVETQAGLSFGLDLGAIYKLPEIDAGGVGVTPKLGVNLANMGPSIKYLENGIPNAIPTNLRFGTGIDIDLDEFNRVTVAADLNKLIVSRDPETGEYDSFFEALTSSWGERIVDTSGGTQGSCDSRAADDNATNDCELISGFQQLTLGAGLEYWYNDLLALRTGYFYEDPANGNREFLTFGAGIRYNVVGFDLSYIYALADDSPLADQLRFSLLLNVPR, from the coding sequence ATGAACCGCTTTTTCTCCTCTGCGCTCCTCCTCGCGCTCGCCGCCGGGGCCTCTGGCGCCGCCGCCCAGGACAACGTCGTGATCACGACGGCCGTCCCCTTCCTGCAGATCGAGCCCGACAGCCGGGCTGCGGGCATGGGCATGACCGGCGTCGCGATCGCGGACAACGCCTACGCTCCGTTCTGGAACCCCGCCGGCCTGGCCGGGCAGGAGGGCACCGAGGTCTCCTTTACCTACGCCCCGTGGCTTCCCGCCCTCGGCGCGGACCTCTCGTTCAACTACGTTTCCGGCAAGCACTCGATGGGCAAGGCCGGCACGCTCGGGGGCCACTTCACCTACTTCAACCTGGGTGAGCAGCAGTGGACGGACGAGATCGGCAACTCGCTGGGCGACTTCAAAAGCTTCGAGCTGGCCGCTGGCGCGAGCTACGGCGTGGAGGTGGGGAAAGGCCTCTCGCTCGGCGCGGGCGGGCGCGTGATCTACTCCAACCTCACGGGCGGCCAGGAGGTGGACGATGTGGAGACGCAGGCGGGCCTGTCCTTCGGGCTCGACCTCGGAGCGATCTATAAGCTGCCGGAGATCGACGCGGGCGGTGTGGGTGTGACGCCGAAGCTGGGCGTGAACCTGGCCAACATGGGGCCGTCCATCAAGTACCTGGAGAACGGCATCCCGAACGCGATCCCGACGAACCTCCGCTTCGGCACGGGCATCGACATCGACCTGGACGAGTTCAACCGCGTGACGGTCGCGGCGGACCTCAACAAGCTGATCGTCTCGCGCGACCCGGAGACGGGCGAGTACGACTCGTTCTTCGAGGCACTCACGTCCTCGTGGGGCGAGCGGATCGTGGACACCTCTGGCGGTACGCAGGGCTCGTGCGACTCCCGCGCGGCGGACGACAACGCGACCAACGACTGCGAGCTCATCAGCGGCTTCCAGCAGCTCACGCTCGGCGCCGGCCTGGAGTACTGGTACAACGACCTCCTCGCGCTGCGGACGGGCTACTTCTACGAGGACCCGGCCAACGGCAACCGCGAGTTCCTGACCTTCGGCGCGGGCATCCGCTACAACGTGGTCGGCTTCGACCTCTCGTACATCTACGCGCTCGCGGACGACTCACCTCTGGCGGACCAGCTGCGCTTCTCGCTGCTGCTCAACGTTCCCCGCTGA
- a CDS encoding T9SS type A sorting domain-containing protein, with product MRALLFFSVAVLVAAAPARGQDAPLISAVPSSTFCELPAPEPDDIYEGVNRLRETAPLKNGGGATFEVDYTGFTPQAQAAFQFAVDIWAAHITSPVPIKIAASFETLPARVLGSAGAGCIHAGGALPVPNTWYPAALADALTGVDQYSPGGPCGPDDIVARFSSSRSDWYFGTDGNPPRQQIDFVSVVMHEIGHGLGFAGSGTVDDGEGTAECNGTDGFGCYGLGAARFPIVFDRFMEDGEGNSILDRETYANPSLALGVLFQSGSQSPNDPRNLFYDSPTTFAIYGNQRPPIWAPATFDLGSSYSHWDEVVIRQGDINALMTPQIAQGEAFQDPGPLTCALMQDIGWSLAPACATLVDTPNESGPLASGLGIEFAGPNPFRDATALRVRVDAPETIRATLYDALGREAGVLYDGPASGDVTLRVGGDLAPGIYVVRVQSETETVTERLVRVR from the coding sequence ATGCGAGCTCTGCTTTTCTTCTCCGTTGCTGTGCTCGTTGCCGCCGCGCCCGCCAGAGGCCAGGACGCACCCCTGATCTCCGCCGTCCCGTCCTCGACGTTCTGCGAACTGCCGGCGCCGGAGCCCGACGACATCTACGAGGGCGTCAACCGCCTGCGTGAGACGGCGCCGCTGAAGAACGGGGGAGGGGCCACGTTCGAGGTGGACTACACGGGGTTCACTCCGCAGGCGCAGGCCGCATTCCAGTTCGCCGTCGACATCTGGGCAGCGCACATCACCAGCCCGGTCCCGATCAAGATCGCGGCGAGCTTTGAGACGTTGCCGGCCCGCGTTCTGGGCTCTGCAGGCGCGGGCTGCATCCACGCAGGGGGGGCGCTGCCCGTCCCGAACACGTGGTACCCTGCAGCTCTCGCGGACGCGCTCACGGGCGTGGATCAGTACAGCCCCGGCGGCCCGTGCGGGCCGGATGACATCGTTGCCCGGTTTTCGAGCAGCCGCAGCGACTGGTATTTCGGAACGGATGGCAACCCACCGCGCCAGCAGATCGACTTCGTGTCGGTCGTGATGCACGAGATCGGTCACGGTCTCGGCTTCGCGGGGAGCGGCACGGTCGATGACGGGGAGGGAACGGCAGAGTGCAACGGCACTGACGGCTTCGGGTGCTACGGCCTCGGGGCGGCCCGCTTCCCCATCGTCTTCGACCGCTTTATGGAAGACGGTGAGGGCAATTCCATTCTTGATCGGGAGACGTACGCCAACCCCTCCCTCGCGCTCGGCGTCCTTTTCCAGAGCGGGAGTCAGAGCCCGAACGATCCTCGGAACCTCTTCTACGACTCGCCCACCACGTTCGCGATCTACGGCAACCAGCGCCCGCCCATCTGGGCTCCCGCCACGTTCGACCTGGGCTCATCGTATTCACACTGGGACGAGGTGGTCATCCGCCAGGGTGACATCAACGCGCTGATGACGCCGCAGATCGCGCAGGGCGAGGCGTTCCAGGACCCCGGCCCTCTCACGTGCGCGCTCATGCAGGACATCGGCTGGAGCCTCGCGCCCGCGTGCGCAACCCTTGTCGACACGCCGAATGAGAGCGGGCCTCTGGCGTCTGGCCTCGGCATCGAGTTCGCCGGGCCCAACCCCTTCCGGGACGCGACGGCCCTCCGCGTCCGGGTGGATGCGCCGGAGACCATCCGCGCCACGCTGTACGACGCTCTCGGCCGCGAGGCCGGCGTGCTCTACGACGGCCCGGCCTCTGGCGACGTCACGCTGCGAGTTGGCGGCGACCTCGCGCCGGGCATCTACGTCGTCCGGGTGCAGTCCGAGACAGAGACGGTGACGGAGCGCCTGGTGCGCGTCCGTTAG
- a CDS encoding DUF92 domain-containing protein: MPDLLATALFFLTLLTVVGAGEALRAWAGWAPEASRRFVHAATGIAVALCPPFFSGPAGIYVLAVVFVGVNLVAVRRRLFLGMHGIARETWGTVAFPLALIVALYLCWTLDPERVYILRAAFLVLAISDPLAAWVGGRASGGRYRVNGQTKTIAGSVAFVVSAVALLALSLAFWAPEALKLQASGGADWRWIGAGALVAASLAGAAEALGVRGWDNLWIVLAVIVGLTAMHEAPEASGVALAALSIAVAFGLLSVRARFLDLSGALAAGLLAWAVVALGGVAWAVPGFTFFFASSVLSRLGRQRKHAAEAKAAKGSQRDAAQVVANGGVAGLLLAATLFAPEAWSAALYWSFVGAFAAAAADTWGTEIGTWIGGPTREVLRWRRVDAGESGGVSFGGTLGGIAGATLVVASAWAFALEASFGAASGVVPSGAALALGGGVLAAWVDSALGATVQARFRLPDGSLTEAPTRGGAALPLARGWRWMTNDRVNLACTLVGGALPLAALLSWG; the protein is encoded by the coding sequence GTGCCCGACCTCCTCGCAACCGCGCTCTTTTTCCTGACGCTGCTGACGGTCGTCGGGGCAGGGGAGGCGCTGCGCGCGTGGGCGGGCTGGGCGCCAGAGGCTTCGCGGCGATTCGTGCACGCGGCGACGGGGATCGCGGTGGCGCTGTGTCCGCCGTTCTTCTCCGGGCCGGCGGGGATTTACGTGCTGGCGGTCGTGTTTGTGGGCGTCAACCTCGTAGCGGTTCGGCGACGGCTGTTCCTGGGCATGCACGGGATCGCGAGAGAGACGTGGGGGACGGTCGCGTTTCCTCTGGCGCTGATCGTGGCGCTGTATCTGTGCTGGACGCTGGACCCGGAGCGCGTCTACATCCTCCGCGCGGCGTTTCTCGTCCTCGCGATCTCGGACCCTCTGGCAGCGTGGGTCGGCGGGCGGGCCTCTGGCGGTCGCTACCGCGTGAACGGGCAGACCAAGACCATTGCGGGCTCGGTCGCGTTCGTGGTGAGCGCGGTGGCCCTGCTGGCACTGTCTCTAGCGTTTTGGGCGCCAGAGGCTCTGAAGCTCCAGGCCTCCGGCGGAGCGGACTGGCGCTGGATCGGTGCGGGCGCGCTCGTCGCGGCGTCGCTCGCGGGCGCTGCCGAGGCGTTGGGCGTGCGCGGCTGGGACAACCTGTGGATCGTGCTCGCCGTGATCGTCGGGCTGACGGCGATGCACGAGGCGCCAGAGGCTTCCGGCGTCGCGCTGGCGGCGTTGAGCATTGCGGTGGCGTTCGGGTTGCTCTCGGTGCGAGCACGGTTTCTGGACCTCTCGGGAGCGCTCGCGGCGGGGCTCTTGGCGTGGGCGGTGGTGGCGCTGGGCGGCGTGGCATGGGCGGTGCCCGGCTTCACGTTTTTCTTCGCCTCCAGTGTTCTCTCCCGCCTCGGGCGCCAGAGGAAGCACGCGGCGGAGGCGAAGGCCGCGAAAGGGAGCCAGCGCGATGCCGCGCAGGTCGTTGCCAACGGGGGCGTAGCAGGGTTGCTCCTAGCGGCTACGCTGTTCGCGCCAGAGGCCTGGAGTGCAGCACTCTACTGGAGCTTTGTGGGGGCGTTTGCCGCAGCGGCGGCGGACACGTGGGGCACGGAGATCGGCACGTGGATCGGCGGGCCCACACGCGAGGTGCTCCGCTGGCGGCGCGTAGACGCGGGCGAATCCGGCGGCGTGTCGTTCGGCGGCACGCTCGGCGGCATCGCGGGCGCCACGCTCGTCGTGGCCTCGGCATGGGCGTTCGCGCTAGAGGCCTCGTTTGGAGCGGCCTCTGGCGTCGTGCCCTCCGGCGCGGCTCTCGCGCTCGGCGGCGGCGTGCTCGCGGCGTGGGTGGACAGCGCGCTGGGGGCGACGGTCCAGGCCCGCTTCCGCCTGCCCGACGGCTCGCTCACCGAGGCTCCCACGCGCGGCGGCGCCGCGCTTCCGCTCGCCAGAGGCTGGCGGTGGATGACGAACGACCGCGTGAACCTCGCCTGCACGCTCGTTGGCGGGGCGCTGCCTCTAGCGGCGCTGCTGTCCTGGGGCTGA